Proteins from one Candidatus Omnitrophota bacterium genomic window:
- a CDS encoding YbgC/FadM family acyl-CoA thioesterase, with protein MEKRIYYHDTDAGGIVYYAQYLCYLEEARTEFLETRGLSVQMFKERGLGYAVRQCNVTYRSPARYGDVLLCSAKLTKATSAQLVFHQTIHDKKDGRLILEAEVSLVCLNTEFKPVPIPDDLKEKLLS; from the coding sequence ATGGAAAAACGAATTTACTATCATGATACAGACGCCGGCGGGATCGTTTATTACGCTCAATACCTGTGTTATTTAGAAGAAGCCCGCACGGAGTTTTTGGAGACCAGGGGCCTTAGTGTCCAGATGTTCAAGGAACGCGGGCTCGGCTATGCCGTGCGCCAGTGCAATGTGACCTACCGTTCGCCGGCGCGTTATGGGGATGTTTTATTGTGCTCGGCCAAGTTAACGAAAGCCACGAGCGCGCAACTGGTCTTTCACCAAACCATCCATGACAAGAAAGATGGCCGCCTGATCCTCGAAGCCGAAGTGTCCCTGGTCTGCCTGAACACCGAATTCAAGCCAGTGCCCATCCCGGATGACCTGAAAGAAAAACTGTTGTCCTAA
- the rsmA gene encoding 16S rRNA (adenine(1518)-N(6)/adenine(1519)-N(6))-dimethyltransferase RsmA, with translation MKAPLGQNFLNDQRVLHKIVEAGTFTPQDTIVEIGPGKGSLTRLLAARLKTLYAVEYDRNLLPALHAEFDGGPVHIIHADFLNWDFKGVPAPVKIVGNIPYYISTPIIEHLLEHRAHITEAFLTVQKEFGERLAARPGGKDYGSLSCFVQYYAEVKVLFKIKNTCFTPPPKVDSCFVHLAFHPKAIYHPKDEPKMFTMIRTAFTQRRKTIVNALSPLADKERLSAVLTRLDLSPKARPETLSLQNYVDISDLLC, from the coding sequence ATGAAAGCGCCTCTGGGGCAGAATTTCCTCAATGACCAAAGGGTTTTGCACAAGATCGTTGAGGCCGGTACCTTCACGCCGCAGGACACTATTGTTGAGATCGGGCCGGGGAAGGGCTCTTTGACGCGTTTGCTTGCAGCGCGTCTGAAAACTTTGTATGCCGTTGAGTATGACAGAAACCTGCTACCCGCCCTGCATGCGGAATTTGACGGCGGTCCTGTCCATATCATTCACGCGGATTTCTTGAATTGGGACTTCAAAGGGGTACCGGCGCCTGTCAAGATCGTCGGCAACATCCCGTATTACATTTCAACGCCCATTATCGAACATTTGCTGGAACATCGCGCGCATATTACAGAAGCATTCCTGACGGTGCAGAAAGAATTCGGCGAACGTCTGGCCGCCAGGCCGGGAGGAAAGGATTACGGTTCTTTGAGTTGTTTTGTCCAGTATTACGCTGAGGTTAAGGTCTTATTTAAGATCAAGAACACCTGTTTTACTCCACCGCCGAAGGTGGATTCGTGTTTTGTCCACCTTGCCTTTCATCCCAAAGCCATTTATCATCCCAAGGATGAACCAAAAATGTTCACCATGATCCGCACGGCCTTCACCCAGCGGCGCAAGACTATTGTGAATGCTTTATCTCCGCTGGCGGATAAAGAGAGATTGTCCGCTGTCCTGACCCGGCTGGACCTGTCACCCAAGGCCCGTCCGGAGACATTAAGTTTGCAGAATTATGTCGATATCAGCGACTTGCTTTGTTAA
- the pdxA gene encoding 4-hydroxythreonine-4-phosphate dehydrogenase PdxA, which produces MSKSAVKVIGITMGDPSGIGPEVIRKALKKGRFPSYAAFVLVGSQKLFKGIPVEVVDIAYRTPGEGALKSLERAVALVKGGIVDALVTAPLSKEAVSRYQKDFRGHTEYLARAFGVKRFDMMFVSPRVRISLVTRHVPLKNVPALITKKAVLNSITLMDETLKRHFHIRNPRIAVLGLNPHAGEGGLLGHEDLRAILPAIRLARQRGIKAQGPFPADTFFCHDKGFDGIVAMYHDQGLAPVKGMYFKELVNFTAGLPFVRTSPVHGTAFDIAGQGIADPSSMIAAIQLACELS; this is translated from the coding sequence ATGTCGAAGTCCGCGGTTAAGGTCATCGGCATCACCATGGGCGACCCTTCAGGCATTGGGCCGGAGGTCATCCGCAAGGCCTTAAAAAAAGGCCGTTTCCCGTCCTACGCCGCGTTCGTGCTCGTCGGCAGTCAGAAACTTTTCAAAGGCATTCCCGTTGAGGTCGTTGACATTGCTTACCGGACACCGGGGGAAGGCGCTTTAAAGTCCTTGGAGAGGGCGGTGGCCTTGGTCAAAGGCGGTATAGTCGACGCCCTGGTCACGGCGCCCTTGTCCAAGGAAGCGGTCAGCCGTTACCAAAAGGATTTCCGCGGGCACACGGAATACCTGGCCCGGGCCTTTGGCGTCAAGCGCTTTGACATGATGTTTGTTTCGCCCCGCGTGCGTATTTCCCTGGTCACGCGTCATGTTCCGCTAAAAAACGTTCCTGCTCTGATCACCAAGAAAGCGGTCCTGAATTCCATAACGTTGATGGATGAAACGTTGAAGCGGCATTTTCACATTCGCAATCCCCGCATCGCTGTTTTGGGCTTAAATCCCCATGCCGGGGAGGGCGGTTTGCTGGGACATGAAGATCTTCGCGCGATATTGCCGGCCATCCGTTTGGCCCGACAGCGGGGCATTAAGGCGCAGGGCCCTTTTCCGGCGGATACATTTTTTTGTCACGATAAAGGCTTCGACGGTATTGTGGCCATGTATCATGACCAGGGACTGGCTCCGGTCAAGGGTATGTATTTTAAAGAATTGGTTAACTTTACCGCCGGCCTGCCTTTTGTGCGCACCTCCCCGGTGCACGGTACCGCGTTTGATATTGCCGGACAGGGCATCGCGGATCCGTCCTCAATGATCGCCGCCATCCAACTCGCCTGTGAACTTTCATGA
- a CDS encoding peptidyl-prolyl cis-trans isomerase: MNLRSPAFRSILTFAFFIPTVTAMAAPLNDTIIAIVNSEAITLKDLRDYIGSIYRQLKVENKSAQEINEIMATYEQKGVNQLIEDRLIMAAANEKGLEIRQEAVNKRLKEIKDRYSNEDAFVAALSTQGMTITDLKNKAINQMKAHYIVDIEVKQKIFVNPQDVTKYYEAHQDDFVRKTRYNLQSIYISFDKGKDEARKQAMEAHSRLVAGEDFEKLRQEYSELSSVGAIEEGQMVPAVEKVVFGLKLDEVSRPVEVEAGVYVFKVTGISPGHKASLVEAKNDIYNRLYDEVFQKKFKEWIDKLRKKSYVEVRG; the protein is encoded by the coding sequence ATGAACCTACGCTCGCCCGCGTTTAGATCCATTTTAACCTTCGCGTTTTTCATTCCTACGGTCACGGCCATGGCCGCGCCGCTCAATGACACCATCATCGCCATCGTCAACAGCGAGGCCATCACCCTCAAAGATTTGCGCGATTATATCGGCAGCATTTACCGGCAGTTAAAGGTGGAGAACAAAAGCGCGCAGGAGATCAATGAGATCATGGCCACCTACGAGCAAAAGGGCGTCAATCAACTCATTGAGGACAGGTTGATCATGGCCGCGGCGAACGAAAAGGGGCTGGAGATAAGGCAGGAAGCGGTGAACAAGCGCTTAAAAGAGATCAAAGACCGTTATTCCAATGAAGATGCGTTTGTGGCGGCCCTCAGCACCCAGGGTATGACCATCACCGACCTGAAGAATAAAGCCATCAATCAGATGAAAGCGCATTATATCGTGGACATTGAGGTTAAACAAAAAATATTCGTCAATCCGCAGGACGTGACCAAATATTACGAAGCGCACCAGGATGATTTTGTGCGTAAGACCAGGTATAATCTGCAGTCCATTTACATTTCTTTTGATAAAGGCAAAGACGAGGCCCGCAAACAGGCGATGGAAGCCCATTCCCGTCTTGTGGCCGGTGAGGATTTTGAGAAACTGCGTCAGGAATATTCCGAACTTTCTTCTGTCGGCGCCATCGAAGAGGGGCAGATGGTCCCAGCGGTCGAGAAAGTCGTTTTCGGCCTTAAATTGGACGAGGTCTCCAGGCCCGTGGAAGTTGAGGCCGGGGTTTATGTTTTCAAAGTGACGGGCATTTCTCCCGGGCATAAGGCCTCGCTGGTCGAGGCCAAGAACGACATCTACAACCGGCTTTACGATGAGGTATTCCAGAAGAAGTTCAAGGAATGGATCGATAAACTGCGTAAAAAATCCTATGTCGAAGTCCGCGGTTAA